A genomic region of Ignavibacteria bacterium contains the following coding sequences:
- a CDS encoding TetR/AcrR family transcriptional regulator, which produces MRKNDNSISREKILEIARHKFFTDGFFKTSIDEIAREYHISKKTIYKHFKSKDDLLTSVVKKFTGEVTDSIIEIMKSDKNSIEKLLNVLNLIQNSIRQFSLRYVDDIQKHKPKLWNYIEKFRKENLEKIVYQTIEAGKKEGLFNDVNPDIVFRIFYGAVRNVLNPEFLITSPISRDEALNETFEILLNGVLTNEGKKLYKKQKKGN; this is translated from the coding sequence ATGAGAAAAAATGATAATTCCATATCCCGAGAAAAAATTTTAGAAATAGCCCGCCATAAATTTTTTACAGATGGATTTTTTAAAACTTCCATTGATGAAATTGCAAGGGAATATCATATAAGCAAGAAAACGATTTATAAACACTTCAAATCAAAGGATGATTTATTGACAAGCGTAGTTAAAAAATTCACCGGCGAGGTAACTGATTCAATTATTGAAATAATGAAATCCGATAAGAATTCAATTGAGAAATTACTTAATGTATTGAACTTAATCCAAAATTCAATTAGACAATTCAGCCTTCGTTATGTAGATGATATTCAAAAACATAAACCAAAACTCTGGAATTACATTGAAAAATTCAGGAAAGAAAATCTTGAAAAAATTGTCTATCAAACAATTGAAGCAGGAAAAAAGGAAGGTCTGTTCAACGATGTTAATCCTGATATCGTTTTTAGAATATTTTATGGAGCTGTTCGAAATGTTTTAAATCCTGAATTCTTAATCACGAGCCCTATTTCCAGAGACGAAGCTCTCAACGAAACATTTGAAATTCTTTTGAATGGAGTTTTAACTAATGAAGGAAAGAAACTTTACAAAAAACAGAAAAAGGGAAATTGA
- a CDS encoding HlyD family efflux transporter periplasmic adaptor subunit, protein MKKIILFLLISCFILAGCNSNKKNLIETSSSIEATNIEVRAKVTGDLQKIFVKEGEEVKKGDTLFLIDPKEILLQYNQAVANYNSALAKYQTILQGVRIEDKAQLREVVRQAEVNFENAKKDFERIKNLFESQSVSQKVFDDAKLRLEISEAQLKSARENLQKAERGPLKSEIDAAKALVDAAKANVELLEKKLSDAAVISPANGYVSLINYDEGELVTSGSLITKIINLDEVFVKVYVNELNLGKIKIGDEVEIKPDAFPDKTFKGKIVFISNEAEFTPKNIQTKDERVKLVYAVKIKIENPEHLLKDGMLCDVLINLK, encoded by the coding sequence ATGAAGAAAATTATTCTATTCCTTCTGATTAGCTGCTTTATTCTCGCTGGTTGCAATTCAAATAAGAAAAATTTAATAGAAACATCGAGCTCAATAGAAGCGACAAATATTGAAGTTCGAGCTAAAGTCACAGGTGATTTACAGAAAATTTTTGTGAAAGAAGGTGAAGAGGTTAAAAAAGGAGATACTTTATTTTTAATAGATCCTAAGGAGATTCTATTACAATACAACCAAGCAGTTGCTAATTACAATTCTGCACTAGCAAAGTATCAAACAATTTTGCAGGGAGTCAGAATCGAAGACAAGGCTCAATTGCGCGAAGTGGTTCGTCAGGCTGAGGTAAATTTTGAAAATGCAAAAAAAGATTTCGAAAGAATTAAAAACCTATTCGAAAGTCAAAGTGTATCTCAAAAAGTTTTTGATGATGCAAAACTGAGATTAGAAATATCAGAAGCTCAATTAAAATCGGCAAGAGAAAATTTACAGAAGGCGGAGAGAGGACCTTTAAAATCAGAAATTGATGCTGCCAAAGCACTGGTTGATGCAGCAAAAGCTAATGTAGAATTACTCGAGAAAAAATTAAGCGATGCGGCTGTAATTTCACCGGCAAATGGTTATGTGTCTTTAATAAACTACGACGAAGGTGAACTTGTTACTTCCGGCTCATTGATTACCAAAATTATTAATCTCGATGAGGTATTTGTAAAAGTTTATGTCAATGAATTAAATCTTGGAAAAATTAAAATAGGAGATGAGGTCGAAATAAAACCTGATGCGTTCCCCGATAAAACATTCAAAGGGAAAATAGTTTTCATATCAAACGAAGCTGAATTCACTCCAAAAAACATTCAGACAAAAGATGAAAGAGTGAAATTAGTTTATGCAGTAAAAATTAAAATTGAAAATCCAGAACATTTGCTTAAAGATGGAATGCTCTGTGATGTGCTTATTAATCTGAAGTAA
- a CDS encoding ABC transporter ATP-binding protein — MSSDKIIQCKNLRKRFNDLIALDDITFEIYKGELFGLVGPDGAGKTTLMKILCGLEKKDEGEILIFGLNSDANRAEINKRIGYLSQKFSLYGDLTIDENIEFFARIHGVKNFQKRRDELLEFTRLTKFRNRLVDHLSGGMKQKTALASALIHQPEILILDEPTNGVDPVSRRDFWTILSELLKQGITILISTPYLDETERCNRIAMLNKGKILALENPAELKKTITKKVYEIICSPVRTAYQLIQKEFKDTEVQMFGDNINLILEESPERYINFLKMNNVDVLHIKEKIPTIENVFIHLLREKELI, encoded by the coding sequence ATGTCGAGCGATAAAATTATTCAATGCAAAAATCTTAGAAAAAGATTTAATGACTTAATCGCTTTAGACGACATAACCTTTGAAATTTATAAAGGTGAACTATTTGGACTTGTTGGTCCCGATGGTGCAGGTAAAACTACCTTAATGAAAATATTATGTGGTCTTGAAAAAAAAGACGAAGGTGAAATTTTAATCTTCGGTTTAAATTCCGACGCTAATCGCGCTGAAATCAACAAACGAATTGGTTACCTTTCTCAAAAATTTTCTCTCTATGGTGATTTAACAATTGACGAAAACATCGAATTCTTTGCGAGAATTCATGGTGTAAAAAATTTTCAAAAAAGAAGAGATGAATTGCTTGAGTTTACTCGTTTGACAAAGTTTCGTAATCGACTGGTTGATCATCTCTCAGGAGGAATGAAACAAAAAACAGCTCTTGCATCTGCTCTTATTCACCAACCAGAAATTTTGATTCTTGATGAACCAACAAACGGAGTTGATCCTGTCTCGCGCAGAGATTTCTGGACCATCTTATCTGAATTGCTAAAACAGGGAATCACTATCTTAATTTCAACACCGTATCTTGATGAGACGGAGCGATGCAATCGAATTGCAATGCTTAATAAAGGAAAAATTTTAGCTCTGGAGAACCCGGCTGAACTAAAAAAGACAATCACCAAAAAAGTTTACGAAATAATTTGTTCTCCTGTTAGAACAGCTTATCAATTAATCCAGAAAGAGTTTAAGGATACAGAAGTTCAAATGTTTGGGGATAATATCAACCTAATTTTGGAAGAAAGTCCTGAGAGATACATCAATTTCTTAAAAATGAATAATGTTGATGTTCTTCACATCAAAGAAAAAATCCCAACAATTGAAAATGTTTTTATTCATTTACTCAGGGAGAAGGAATTAATATGA